Proteins from one Mercurialis annua linkage group LG7, ddMerAnnu1.2, whole genome shotgun sequence genomic window:
- the LOC126654813 gene encoding mitogen-activated protein kinase kinase kinase 18, which translates to MDYYWTRGQTIGHGSTATVSVATSPQSDVVFAAKSTELSQSEFLQREQKILSSITSPYIVSYKGYDITKENNTVMYNLFLEYMSGGSLTDSIRANGGRLKESVIGNYTCQIVEGLNYLHSNGIVHCDIKSSNILVGDTGVKIADFGCAKRVAETAERIGGTPMFMAPEVARGEKQGFESDMWGLGCMIIEMASGCLPWANADDPVSAMYRIGFSDDSPEIPSWLSEEAKDFAGKCLRRDAKQRWTAQQLLNHPFLEKFINSKQIQIQEFHNYNSPTSILDQDIWNSLDDMDNAVNSSSSSSSSASERIRRLCLNTDGPTWNLDGGDDDWITVRFEEGDIIMDEIEVKDDLISYDSVYQNYCDSQQCLNGVVLDSNSRISGDYYCFLGDCKYEKDSFIVSTTSSSNLRFDRDNKDVLFNIPHNSRLVLQA; encoded by the coding sequence ATGGACTATTACTGGACGAGAGGCCAAACCATCGGCCACGGCTCTACAGCCACCGTTTCCGTCGCCACTTCTCCCCAATCCGATGTCGTTTTTGCCGCGAAGTCGACCGAGTTATCTCAATCAGAATTCTTACAAAGAGAGCAAAAAATTCTATCGTCTATTACATCTCCTTATATAGTAAGCTATAAAGGGTATGACATTACTAAAGAAAATAATACGGTTATGTATAATCTTTTCTTGGAGTACATGTCCGGCGGGTCGCTAACGGATTCAATTCGGGCTAATGGCGGCCGGCTAAAGGAATCAGTGATCGGAAACTACACGTGTCAGATTGTTGAAGGGTTAAATTATTTACATTCTAATGGAATAGTTCACTGCGACATTAAAAGTAGTAACATTTTGGTGGGTGACACTGGTGTTAAAATTGCTGACTTCGGGTGTGCTAAGAGGGTGGCGGAAACAGCGGAGAGAATTGGCGGGACGCCGATGTTTATGGCGCCGGAGGTGGCGCGTGGGGAAAAACAGGGGTTTGAGAGTGATATGTGGGGATTAGGATGTATGATTATAGAAATGGCCAGTGGGTGTTTACCATGGGCTAATGCTGATGACCCGGTTTCAGCTATGTACCGGATTGGATTCTCCGATGACTCGCCGGAGATTCCTTCTTGGTTGTCGGAAGAAGCTAAAGATTTCGCCGGGAAATGTCTGAGAAGAGATGCAAAACAGAGATGGACAGCTCAGCAGCTTCTAAACCATCCATTTcttgaaaaatttattaattcaaaacaaattcaaattcaagaatttcataattataattctCCGACAAGCATTCTTGATCAAGATATTTGGAATTCACTAGATGATATGGATAACGCCGTTAATTCAAGTTCATCATCGTCATCATCAGCAAGTGAAAGGATCAGACGGTTGTGTTTGAATACTGATGGGCCCACTTGGAATTTGGACGGTGGGGATGATGATTGGATTACAGTAAGATTCGAAGAAGGTGATATAATTATGGACGAAATTGAAGTTAAAGATGATTTGATTAGTTATGATTCAGTGTACCAAAATTATTGTGACAGTCAGCAATGCTTAAACGGTGTCGTATTGGATAGTAATAGTAGGATTAGTGGggattattattgttttttggGTGATTGTAAATATGAAAAAGATAGTTTTATAGTTAGTACTACTAGTAGTAGTAATCTCAGATTTGATAGGGACAACAAAGATGTATTGTTTAATATTCCTCATAATTCAAGATTAGTTTTACAAGCATAA